The Haliaeetus albicilla chromosome 4, bHalAlb1.1, whole genome shotgun sequence genomic sequence gccccccccgccggggcacAGGCCCCTCCCACGTGCCGTCGCAGGGAGAGGGGGGCgcttcccccgccccccccccccccccctcccgccagGTTCCCACCGATTGGTCGAGCGCCCCTGATTGACGGCCGGTGTCTGacccggcggggcgggcgcttTGCGACGGCGGCGCTTGACGGCGGCGACGGCGGCActtggcggcggcgggggccggtggtggtggcggcggcggcggcagcggcgggtcGGCCATGCTGCTCACCGTGTTCTGCCTGCGCCGCGACCGCAGCGAGCTCACCTTCTCCCTCCAGGTGGACGCCGACTTCGAACTGCAAAACTTCCGAGCTCTCTGCGAGCTGGAGTCCGGTATCCCGGCGGCCGAGAGCCAGGTCAGGCCCTGCCCGCCGACCGGCTCCCCCCTCGCCCCGAGGACCGGGGAAGGGCCCGGTCGTTCCCCTCCCCTCACCCCCGGGGTGggggtcccctgggctgggatCGGCTGcatgcgtgcgtgtgtgtgtgtgtccccgtgtcccctctTCAGCCCCCGGGGCCTCCGCCCCGCCGGGATCACAGAGTTCGGGGGTTATTTGGGGGAGGGGTTGGCCCTCCCCGCGCCGAACTTTCGGGTTTTGTGGAGAAACTCGTcgttttttcccttaaaatcctcctcttcctctccggAGAGGACTCCGGGTCCCCGATGACTCGATGTCTTACCGGGGTCCCTCCGGGAAAGGCTCGGTCTCCTCCCGCGGTGGAGctgaaggggagggggaaaagggaggggTTTATTGAGTTTTCAGAGGAATTCCGTGTTTAAACGGGGAAAGATTTGGAGTGGGAGGAATGGGAGCCGGAGAGCGGGGAAGGTGGTGGCCCGTGGTCTCCTCAAACCACAGGGAATGAGGCTGAAATGTTCAGAAAAGGGTTTATTAACCATATCAAATTCCTGCCCGGTTCTGAGGCAGAAAAGGCAGATTGaggctttttcctccctcttttttttttttttccatatgggCGCGGGGACCGAACATTGTGTCTGCTTGCTTTCCCTCACCGAAGATCCCCCTCCGGCCCAAATTCGGGGCTCGATCATCGTGAGCATGCCAAAACACGAGGCAGGCTGTGGTGTGGGGGTGGCTCTCGtccgtctgtctgtccatctggGGTTTTCTCAGTGTTCTGGGTTCCgtcctgcttttgttttttttgctgtgCGATTTCTACCTGGTTTTCAGCAGGGGTGAAGTGTTGCTGGACAGGGCAATGTCAGCTCCTTTTCTTAGGGTGCTGGCCACCTCTGGCAGAGTTTGAGGAGTTTTGTGGCGATCACTTTTGCTTCCTGAGCCGTTTCCGAGTGTAAattaataaagtatttttccagTCAAGCAAATATTAGTCAGCAATGGAAGAACTGCTGAACTGGCAGCCCTTGAGGTGGACGTGTTCCCTCACTGAGCAGGTTCCTGACGCTTCACCCGCGGCATTTTGCTTTACCTCTGCCTTCGGCGAGCCTTTTATTTTGGGGTGAGAGGTTGGTTTTGAGTGGGAAGCAGTCTCCAAAGCAGGGGTAGAAAATGAAGATGAGGTGGATTTTCCTTTAGGGGGAAAAACTTGATTTTTGGTAGgtagaaagagagaaaccacTTCATATAAAGGTTCCTGTCTGCTACACTCCAGCAAACACCCCATGTCTCCATCACAGCCACCAGCGAGGCACCCAAATTTGCAGCCAGTAATGGGGACAGCCTCTATGCGTTGGACGCCATGAGCACACAGTGGCTTCAATATCTCTGGGCACGTGGAGCATGAACTCCTTGTTGTCAGCTTTGTCCCCCTTGCATCACAGTAACCCACCAGCTCTGGGTCTATTTTAGGATCATGAGGGGTCACGGACTTTTCTGCTTATGTTTTCCTGGGAGTTCCCTGCCTTTGCAGTTAAACTGCTGCGGAGCTTTGTGATTATGTCAGCTTCAGGTAACAGGGATCAGTGCTGTGCTTTTTGTAGCcacctctgctttccttctgctcaCCCATCTGCCGTTTATGCatcattttgcttcatttctttttgtgttttctagCTGTGTACTTATTGTTCCTTTTTCTACTGTTTCTGCCCAGCGTTTGTGAAGTAGTTTGAGGACCTTCAGTGGGAAGAAAGTTATAAGAATACAAGCTATCAGTGAAGCAGCTTGTTGCATAGAAGGATTTTGTATGCTTAAACCATCCTCCACAAATAGGCAGTATTACATTTGCCAAACTTGGTGGTTTACTGATGTTTTTCCGTAACCAAGGCATACATTGTGTTAAAGATGTCATGTTGGCACAAAAGAGAGGATGAATTTAATAGTAATGATTGTGCAGGGTGGAGTAAACCATGGCTGCATGTGGAGGAGGGTTAATCCCAGTCTTGCTCTCTGCTGTTTCATGAAATTAATTCCTGGTGCTGCAGTTTGGGGTGGAGGCGAGCAGGGGGCTGCGAGGTTTCCAAGGGATGGTTACGTTCACAAGGCGGAGAGGGCGACATGAGATAACGGCGACGGCTGCTGGCGGGCTGTGGTGATAAGAGGAGCTGGgcgaggagaggggaaataatTCAGCTCACTGAGGTTTCCTTCACGCATCGAGGTGGTGGCTTTTctggagaggggacagggaggCTCTCAGCAGAACTGCGTTCTTCTGGCAGCAccatttatttccttcatttctctttaCACGCCGTGCATCTCCTGTCCTTGGTTGTGCGTGGCCGTGCACAGGAAGATATAACAGCTTCTGAGTTTGGATTGATTTACGATTGCTGGTGCTATCTAGCACTCTTGACTGGGGTTCCTTGCTCCATGAGGAGGTTCTACCCTATGGCATCATGCAAAATCCAACCATCGTGCAGTAACGGTGCCTGCATCCCTGCCCACGTCACCTCCAGAAGAGTCCATGTCCAGTGCCTGGCCAGCCTACAAAAATATGCTACAAACCAGATaatgaaaatgcagcaaaattaaATCAGTTTGTTTTAACAGCAGAGCAGAATGGGTCAAAAGCGTATTAAGCCGTGCTGATAATGGATGTAGAGTGAGAGCCAGGCGCTTAATTCATCGTCTGAGGTGTTAAGGCCGAATGCTCATAAATCCAATCCCAGCAAGATGACAGAGGTAAAACCTCACTTAAACTGATTAACTTGTCTCTTCCAGAGCGTCTGCGCAGGGAAACTGCCATTTAAGATTTGCGCGTGCAGCTGGGATTTATTACAAGCTTGCTTTCTCTGTGGACAGCGGCATCACTGAGTTAGGCCGGGTGGGACGCGCCCAGTAACATGAGAGGATGCGCTGGGACTCTTTCCATCACAAGCTAACCTTAATTATGCCAGTAACGTCTTGCAAACCATCAGAGTAGAGACCGCACGCCTTAATATAGCTTGCAAACGGACCTGTGTTTGCTTTGGAAGGGACCCAGTCTGGTGCAATACTGCTGAGGCTGTGAAGTGTGTCGTTAATGAGAAGGTAGGAAGCTCGTGCTTGTTTCTAATTGTGTGTGTTTCTCTAATTCTGATGGCTCTGATTGCTATTGTACGTGGTTcttgttatttttgctttttctgtcttatcTTACTTTGGCACCACTGCTGACGATGCATCTCCACTGTTAGAATGCATTAGCAAGATTCTGTGTAATATTTCCGAGTTGCTGGAGTAAAGCAGTGGAAGTCTGTAACATCTTCCAGACCTTAAGACGCATAGTAATTGTGTTTGGGGTTTATTTGGATCTGCTACTTGCGATAGCATTGGGTAGAGCCGTAGCCCATCCACGCAAGGACTGCGAAAGCTTCTCCCACGCGGCTCTGCCAGTCCCGACCTGCGGCAAACCTGTTGCTGCTGAACCAGCTTTTTCCAGACCCAGAGAGATGCGGTCTTGCGAGATGCGGTCTTGCTAGACGGGGTGGTAAACGTGAAATTCGATCGTATGCCCGAGGGGTTTAGGCCAAGTTCTCCAGTGCTTCATGCTTTGGACTCCTGCCAGGGGTAGGAGGTTGTTGAACCCATCTGCATAGTCTCATTGCACTCCAATGAAGGCATAGAAACCTTAAAGTTTATCAGATACCATTTCTGGGAACTTTTGTTCCTGTAAAGCAcgtctttattttatttttcttgcttccttGTAATTTAGGACATCTTGTAGGTATTACAGATCTAATGTTAATAGAAATGTTCCTGTGGTGATTATTCATTTTTATCTCAATACGTTTTTATGTTTAATCTGCAGAACCCTTGTTAAGTCAGATTATCATAATAGAAAATGATGTGACTGTGTTTTATGGTTAAAAGAAGTTAATACCCTGCCATGGACTGACCGGAGTCTTGGGAGTGGTGTCTTTGGGTGCTGAACCTTCAAGTTTCATCACTGAAGTAAACTGGAAATCACTGAGCTAATTGTTGAGGTCCCTGTAAAACTGGTTATTCTGGGGAACCATGGTGTGGGAAAAGGCAGAGATCATAGATATGGGACTGGATCATCCATGGATCTACCCTGATCGATGCTGCCTGCACGTGTGCAGTCAGTGCTTGGTCAATAGGTGCTGACTTGGGGGGGAGGTAACGCTGTAGAAGTTGTCCGTGACGTGTGTAATCGTAGAGATTGGATTTTGGAAATGTGTGGCAAAGAGCCTTGGTGCAAGGCTTGCTTTCCTTTAATAATCTTGGCCTCTAATTAGGAGAGATCAGCCCTTCTCCGAGATGCTGGGTTTCAAGAAACCATTGCTGGGTTTCGGTAAGCCCAACTCCATGTTGTTGTCCAGCCACTTACTGGTTGAGTGAGGTCTTCCTGTGCCTGAGGTAGAGGTGCTTTGGCAGGGCCGGCCCATGCCTGTGGTGAGAATTGCACACTTTCCCTTCTGAAGCTTGAGATTTGTCCAGAAGATTTACTGGAACGCtttcctaaaaaaagaaaaattaaaagcaagatgTTGTCTGCTTTGTCACGCATGGTGTTTTTCATTGCACTCTCTCCATGAACAGATAGTCTATGCGGAGCAGCCTCTAACTGACAACAACAGATCTTTGGCCTCCTATGGCTTGAAAGACGGGGACGTGGTGATTTTGCGACAGAAGGAGACCGTAGAGCCACGGCCCTCCATCCGTTTCCCAGGTGAGAAAGGATTTGTGCTAACTTCTGTTCTGAGTGTGCAAAGATCTCAATATTTATCAAACACCGACTCCATCTCTTGTCAGTCTCCTTTAGTACCTTGCTAGGCAAAATACTTAGGAAGGGAGGGCAGCTAGGGATGAGGCAGGGGGCTTTTAAAATTGGCTAAAGGGCTTGTTATGTAATGGGGGTTTTAATTCTGAGGAAGTGAATACtgttttactgttatttttgggaaatacagagaaagcaacaaagGTAACTGGTTCAGAACAGCAGTTTTTGTAAAGGTGTGTGAATTTTCATACAACTGCTGGTTCCCTTCCCGCTTGGAGTAATGGCACAGTAATATGCAGTCTGTGCGGCTCAGACACATTAAAAGGCTGTATCAATGCTCTGAATCTGCGCTGTGACAAATACCCAGAGAAGCCATGTCTTGACAAACCCAGTTAAGCAACCGTGCATATGTGTGAAAGACTCCTCCGATAACGTCTGAGTGGAGCCCTGCTCCTCTGTCCTGCCTTCTGCAGCAATTCCTAGCAAATCCCCATCATAAAatatcactggaaaaaaaggtaCTGCTGGCTGAGAAGGGTGTGGGAGCATTGCTTGAGGTCTTCATCCTCCTGCCTCAGCTGGAGGATGGGTACCTGCAATGCAGGTCTGcagaaatgttacttttttttttctcccctgcttttttttttaatccgaGAGATTCAGAAGTGCCTTAGAGACATTGGGTTTAGCCTTGCGATCTTTCCGTGCGGTATTCACATTTGTGAAGCTGGAAATAACTAGTCTGTGATTCAGTAAGTGCATTTCAAGGGATAAAAAAATGGGCCAGATAGAAGGCTAGACCAGTTACGTAAAGACGTGCTAGCATTCCTAACCCAGTAACCCGAGTACGTGGCCGTGCTTCCGACACAAATTGCTATTCACAGAATCCGGTCTAATGCTGTAGCATTAAGAGCGGCTCATCCTTCCCACAGTTTTTCCACTGTGTTTTTCAAGCAGAATTGTAAACTTGAAGTGCCAACACCTCTGACCTCTTTTTCCCTCAAGGTCTGCCGAGGATAGACTTCAGCAGCATCGCAGTTCCTGGGACATCCACTCAGCAACACCAGCCACCAGCACAACGTCTTCGCCCGTCACCTCCCGATGCACCTTCGTTCCCTCAGGGTTTGGACAATCCGGCGCTGCTACGGGAGATGTTGCTTGCGAATCCCCACGAGCTGTCCCTGCTGAAGGAGCGCAATCCACCCTTGGCAGAAGCGTTGCTCAGTGGAGACCTTGGTAAGTTGGGGTTTTAATCTGTGGGAGGTGGTTTTAAGTCTGTCTGAGCTCAGTTCTAATAAAAGGTTTTTAACTAGCTGGGATGTTCGCTGCCAACTAATTGATGATGCTGATAAAAGGTGCCAGTTGGGAGTACCCAAGGCAGAGTACCTCTCCTTCTAACAAGACCGTTTCTGGCGAGTTGGGTGTATTTCTCCTGCTTACCTTCTTTAATATCCTCTATCCCCTACTTTGAAATATCAGATGCACAGATAAGTCGAGTTTCTGGGAACACAAGTGGTTCAGGTCCCGATTTTTATGCCAAGACTCTCCGAATGCACATTTTCCAGTAATGGTATTGCATTTGCTGCATCCCAGAACCCACTGAGACCTCAGTAGAGAGCAGTACACTATAAAACGAACTCTGTCCATAATGATTAGCTGCTATGGAAGTGGATGtcagaaagggagaggaaaagaaacaagcaaatagTGTCTAATGTCATAAGTCATAAATGTTTAAGTTTCTGTTAATCTTGAAAGTGTTCATGTATTTTGGGCACAGTTGAAGCCTAGTGTCATGTCCTTCACTTCCTCTGAAGGTGAGTAGCTGATGTTGGTCCCTCATTCTTCATGTGATGAAAACTTTGAACTCTAGTGTCCTTTCAGGATGAAAACAGTGGTATTTTGGGCATCAGAAGATGTGCTTCTAAACCTGTGCAAGATGTTTTGTTAGGAAATAAATCCTGTTGAGTTTGGGGAAATGAATGAAGAGGAGGAGCTTCTAGCaggagactttttttcctctttcaaggTTACATCCTAGTGATTTCTCTCGGTCAAAGGAAGCTAGAAAGGAACTTGCATGGATGTTGTCagcttatttcattttttaattctgactTTAGTTCATATCCAGACTTAAAACCACGTCCTTTGTGCTCTCAAGCTTCTTCACACTTCTCGTAAGTGCTGTGTCCGTAGTGCAGGAGTTTTTCCCATCACCTTGAGAAGTTGTGCTGCTCTTGGCACAGAAAAGGAGAGGTTAAGCCCAAGACACCCAGAACTGGCTTATCTGCTGATCTGTCTTGTCTTGTTGTGCACATTAAACTTTGAATCAGACGTGCGTTTTTAGTCCCAAATCGCCGCAGTGGGCTGTCAGAAGGAAGTGGTTTGATCTGGTTATGCTCTCATCATTCTGTACTGCTACTGTGTCAGTATTTGGGCACAGATCCAGTTCAGCTCTGGCTCTGATGCCCAAATATATGCATAGATACATGCCACATGACTGTGCTGGATGCACAGCAAGCACTTTAGAAGGCACCTGCTGTACAGAagcctaatttaaaaaaaaaacaaaaacaagaaaatacccAATGCCTTCCTGAATATATAACAACAGCCTTTGAGCCAGAGAGCTTCTTCATGGGAACTGCATTTCTGGAAGCAAACCCACAACCTTCTGTGTTTACagaacttaatttattgccaagtCCTTTTGGGAACGTACGTGATCACATCCAAGCAGTAAAAATTAGACAGAAGCCATCCAAAAAGTGGGGATCTAAAATCTGTGTCCTTAAAACATGCAGCTAGACTTTGTGAAGCAGGTGTCCCACCTAGGACCTCTTGATTTCAGTGGTAGGTATTCGCCTTCAGGGATTATAATGTCTCTGTCTTTGCCTATGTTGCTTGGGTTTAAAGCAAGTTTTGTTGTTAGCCTTTTTATGTCTTACAATTTTGCGTTTGCTCTTTGCTGGATCTACAGGCTGTTATTTTTCCAGGGATTGCTGAGTGTAAAACGTGATAGATTTTGCAAGCTGTTCTTGTAGATGGGGCATCTCACTGAGAGCTATGAAATCTCGCTTCTAGCCCTGTCTgaagctttttcaaaatacatgtgCACTCAAGCTTCTTGTTTGAATTGTGCAGGTTCTGTAGTCCAGATTTCTGCTTTGGGTCTCATTTATCTGCTGTTCTTGCAGCtggtttttttgaagtattGCGTAGGCAATTCTTGCTGCAATAGAAGAATGAATTCCTGTTTTAATGGCagctctttgttttaaatattgttgtcttcatgttttttccatttttcttccatatgaAAATGTACGTGCAAAGAAATTGAGTTTGATTGTGCTGAGTTTGGGTAGCAGAGACGAGGAGAAAGAGCTCTGTCCAGTTGCTTTTCATCTCAGTGGGTTCCCAAGTTTGCCACCAATCCTTTGAGGTCCATCCCTTCTGCCTTCAGAGAAAGCCTTTTTTGCCTGTGCTGCTGAGTCTACCCCTGAGTGCATGCTGGCATAAAAAGAAGAGTTTGCTGTGCCAGAACTTGACTTGTAAGAGTAGTTTCCAGTAAAAAccatttctgtttctccttgTCACTGCAGAGAAATTCACCAGGGTGTTGCTGGAGCAACAGCAGGACCGAGCCCGGCGGGAGCAGGAGAGGATCCGACTCTATTCAGCTGACCCTTTTGATCTCGAGGCACAGGCCAAGATAGAAGAAGACATAAGGTAGCAAACCAAAGTCACTTGCAGGCTTTGGAGGTCTTCACGGCTCTTTTTTCCACAGGGTGCTTCCATCCATGGTGCTTTTTCCTTGGAGGATGCAAGGAGTGTGTTTAGATCTTGCCTTAAGACACACATTTGCTTGCAGGGCGATGCTCTGAGCCACCTTTGCACATGGGAAGGTTGGGATTCAGCGACGTGTAGGTGCACCCCATGCTTTAGATGTATCCAGCTGAGCACAGATCACGAGGTGGCAGCACCGCTGTCCATGCGTGTGATGTCCCAGAGCTGTCTAAGCTGGTCCACTCTGAAGCAAGAGCACTTGTGGAAAGCTCTTAGCCAAGATCCTCGAGAGGTGGTACTTGGGTGCCTCGGACGTGTTTTGAACTGGAGAGCTGGACCTGTGCTAGTCTCTAAGCTGAGCTCTCTGCACAGCAACGTGGTGTCATTTCTCCCAGCTGCCTTTGAGATTTGGTTTCACGTACTGCTaattgttttgcctctctggtGAATTCCAGACTCTGAACATCACTTCTGTCAGAAGAGATGTTCTATAGAAATATGTTCTGCTCATTAGCACTCGCTCCCTCTTGCTGTCTTCCAAATGTAATTGCGTTGGGCTGAGGCTTGATTTCTCTAAATCTGGTGAGAAATCCTTGAGTCAGAACATGActggtggttttttccccaataacAAAATGTCTTTCTGATACAGGCTCATAGCTGGTCATAACCACAATTCATTTGTGGTAAGAGTCATTCTTGCATTATGACTGACAATGTTGGTGCTGGATAAATGCTTAGCTTAGCAATGCAGAAAGATACAGGTTTGTAGATAGCAAAACATTGCTCAGGGGCACAGGAACGCTTTCCTTCTTCCATAGATGAGGGGACAGATAAAGGTGATGTGCCCAAGGCTGTGCAGCTGTTAGGGAACAGTCTGGGCATCTAGCAGTCCCCAGATTTCACACGCCACTTAGTTTCTCTGAACTCCTTGCTTAATTAGATGTGCTCTGCCAAAGATTGACTGGAAGCTATTACAAGCATCGTATTTTTTGACACACGTCTCTGTCCTTCCAGTGGAGAgagcacagagaaaacagaataataGATTTGACAAGAGAACTGAAACTGAAGATTAACCACTGCATGTCTGATTTAAGCTTAAATAATAAAGGCAGAACAATGTGTGGCTCTTTGTTTCACAAGTACGTGAAACGGGACAGACTGGCAGTAGGGCAGCAGGGTACTTTAGCTCCCAAGTAAGCCAGGTCTTGGATGCCGTTAGCCATTTTCCTCCCCCACCAAGAAACCATGTCTACCCATCTTGTTGTGGGAAGGCTACCACAGTGCAGAAGATGGATAAGAGAGGAGCTTGGGGGTTTTTCCCTTCCGCtactgaggaggaaaaatgaaatggcatCAAAATTGGAAGCCCTTTTCCCATTTTGGTAGATAAAGCTATTTTGGATGCAGTCGCTACGGATACCCGTCACTTCCAAGATGACTGTAGGGGCCGTGATGGGCTTCCTGAAGAGTGTTTCTTCTGTAGGCTTGAATTTGCACCGAGGGCTTGTGCTCATGGTGGTGTTCTCGCTGCTGTTttgctcccctccctcccttcctatgtctggaaaaggaaagatgcCAGGGAAACGTTGGAGGATTTTAATGTTCAGCTCCTGTGTGGGATTCCAGCATTGTAGCTACTGGCAACATCTTCATCGTGTGCCCTCAGTGCTTTATTTTAGAGTGACTAATAAATACACAGGTTTTTTGCTCACAGGTTTTCCAGATTAACTGTGTGGTGACAGCTTTCTGTTGCAAACAAAAGGTCGTCAGGAGCTGGAGTGCAAGTTAGGCAAGGTGTTGGAA encodes the following:
- the DDI2 gene encoding protein DDI1 homolog 2 isoform X4, whose translation is MLLTVFCLRRDRSELTFSLQVDADFELQNFRALCELESGIPAAESQIVYAEQPLTDNNRSLASYGLKDGDVVILRQKETVEPRPSIRFPGLPRIDFSSIAVPGTSTQQHQPPAQRLRPSPPDAPSFPQGLDNPALLREMLLANPHELSLLKERNPPLAEALLSGDLEKFTRVLLEQQQDRARREQERIRLYSADPFDLEAQAKIEEDIRQQNIEENMTIAMEEAPESFGQVVMLYINCKVNGHPVKAFVDSGAQMTIMSQACAERCNIMRLVDRRWAGIAKGVGTQKIIGRVHLAQVQIEGDFLACSFSILEEQPMDMLLGLDMLKRHQCSIDLKKNVLVIGTTGSQTTFLPEGELPECARLAYGAGREDVRPEEIADQELAEAIQKSVEEAERQKP